The following proteins are co-located in the Fretibacterium sp. OH1220_COT-178 genome:
- a CDS encoding flagellar FlbD family protein, protein MIELHRLNGELFLLNSDMIETVEVTPDTVIRLLNGHRYVVREGVQEIRDRIVAFRRLAGYSCIVADSSAESRDTE, encoded by the coding sequence ATGATCGAGTTGCATCGCCTTAATGGCGAGCTTTTTTTGTTGAATTCTGATATGATTGAGACCGTTGAAGTCACGCCGGACACCGTGATACGCCTCTTAAATGGTCATCGCTATGTCGTTCGGGAGGGAGTCCAGGAGATTCGCGACAGGATCGTGGCCTTCAGACGGTTGGCAGGGTATTCCTGCATTGTGGCGGACTCCTCGGCCGAGTCGAGGGACACCGAATAG
- a CDS encoding OmpA/MotB family protein, with translation MARKKKAPPPPPGAPLYMATYGDMVTLVLCFFVLLFAMSSIDSQKFQKALISLRGSLGVLRGGVTTEESTQPNRSGEEGRDAGSAPRFEMDTRHVAHTVNSYLRAEGLDKSIRVSINQRGVAVSISDQFLFASGSAELRLEGQRALYKIAALVRDKVPAVAVEGHTDAVPLLGGIYRNNWGLSSMRAAVVAAYLETEGRIDPLKLQAVGFGPNQPVVPNDTPEHRALNRRVDLVFLSQYPKR, from the coding sequence TTGGCCCGAAAGAAGAAGGCTCCCCCCCCTCCTCCGGGAGCTCCGCTTTACATGGCGACCTATGGGGACATGGTGACCCTTGTCCTCTGTTTTTTCGTGTTGCTTTTCGCCATGTCCTCCATCGACTCTCAGAAGTTCCAGAAGGCCCTGATCTCCTTGAGGGGGTCCTTGGGGGTTTTGAGGGGGGGCGTCACGACGGAGGAATCGACCCAGCCCAACCGGAGCGGGGAGGAGGGGCGGGATGCCGGCTCCGCGCCACGCTTCGAGATGGATACGCGTCATGTCGCCCACACGGTCAACAGTTATCTGCGCGCGGAGGGGCTGGACAAGTCCATCCGGGTCTCGATCAATCAGCGGGGAGTTGCGGTATCGATATCGGATCAGTTTCTCTTCGCCTCGGGAAGCGCGGAGTTGAGGCTGGAGGGGCAGCGTGCTCTCTACAAGATCGCAGCGCTGGTTCGGGACAAGGTCCCGGCCGTTGCCGTGGAGGGGCATACCGATGCGGTTCCGCTGCTGGGGGGGATCTATCGCAACAACTGGGGGCTTTCCTCCATGAGGGCGGCGGTGGTGGCCGCCTACCTGGAGACGGAGGGAAGGATCGATCCCCTGAAGCTCCAGGCCGTTGGTTTCGGGCCGAACCAACCGGTTGTCCCTAACGACACGCCTGAGCACAGGGCCTTGAATCGCCGGGTCGATCTCGTGTTTCTTTCGCAATATCCCAAACGTTAA
- a CDS encoding TAXI family TRAP transporter solute-binding subunit has translation MLSVLIVVGFVLTMGLAASAAEKTFLSIATGGVAGTYYPLGGGLAQVMNKHVPNVEVTAETGNASAANINLIAGHEVSMALVQNDVSYMAIRGEKPFNKPVENLRMIASLYPEHVQCITVKGSGIRTLMEIKGKRVSVGAPGSGVAGSLNSIFSAAGIKYSDMNTDFLDFANTAERLQDGQLDAGFLLAGYPTAAVMALAAQKDIDLVAFDEELLDNLVKQFPYFTKDVVPAGTYKGVDHDTPTPAVMAILVCDATMPDDLVYNIVKAVFENLDELKPVHDKAKLISLETALKGASISVHPGAAKYYKEKGMAVPEVR, from the coding sequence ATGCTGAGCGTTTTGATTGTGGTGGGATTTGTCCTGACGATGGGGCTTGCGGCTTCGGCGGCGGAGAAGACGTTTCTCTCTATCGCTACGGGCGGCGTGGCCGGGACTTACTATCCTTTGGGCGGCGGGTTGGCCCAGGTGATGAACAAACACGTGCCCAACGTCGAAGTTACGGCCGAGACGGGCAACGCCTCCGCGGCAAACATCAATCTGATCGCCGGTCACGAAGTGAGCATGGCTCTGGTCCAGAACGACGTCTCCTACATGGCCATCAGGGGGGAGAAGCCCTTCAACAAGCCCGTGGAGAACCTGAGAATGATCGCTTCCCTCTATCCGGAGCACGTGCAGTGCATCACGGTGAAGGGCAGTGGCATCAGGACTCTGATGGAGATCAAGGGCAAGCGCGTCTCCGTCGGGGCGCCGGGATCGGGCGTCGCGGGCAGCCTGAACTCGATTTTTTCCGCCGCGGGGATCAAGTATTCGGATATGAACACGGACTTCCTGGATTTTGCCAACACGGCCGAACGCCTCCAGGACGGTCAGCTGGATGCCGGGTTCCTGCTTGCGGGGTATCCCACCGCCGCGGTGATGGCCCTGGCTGCCCAGAAGGACATCGATCTGGTGGCCTTCGACGAGGAGCTGCTGGACAACCTCGTCAAGCAGTTCCCCTATTTCACGAAGGACGTTGTCCCGGCCGGGACCTACAAGGGCGTCGACCACGATACTCCCACCCCGGCGGTGATGGCCATCCTGGTCTGTGACGCGACGATGCCGGACGATCTGGTCTACAACATCGTCAAGGCCGTTTTCGAGAATCTCGATGAGCTGAAGCCCGTTCACGACAAGGCGAAACTGATCTCCCTCGAAACGGCGCTCAAGGGGGCTTCCATCTCGGTCCATCCCGGTGCCGCAAAGTATTACAAGGAGAAGGGGATGGCGGTACCTGAAGTCCGATAG
- the rny gene encoding ribonuclease Y, which yields MQFLTLILALAAGAGIGYLVLRTLDNTRITGVRHQTMAMLQEANEAAERAKKERLTEAKEEIFRLRQDAERDIKERRNELQRAERKIEQKEENLDRKLDKVSHKEDELRNKQEALEQRGTELEALIQQQNAKLEEIAELTRDQAQEILLRKTEEESQYLIGLRLKELEEKAQREADRKARDIVVSAMQRCAVEHAGEATVSVVSLPTDDMKGRIIGREGRNIRAFETLTGVDLIIDDTPEAVTLSSFDPIRREIARRSLERLISDGRIHPARIEELIDKATRDVEEDIVSAGESAILEMGIKNMHAELIRTLGQLKFRFSYGQNALSHSLEVAHISGAIASELGLDEEMARRAGLLHDLGKAVDHQVEGPHASIGADLARRFGEKPEVVSAIASHHDTMEVNSVYDVIVSVADAISASRPGARRESLDAYIKRLEKLEELAQAFNGVSKAYAIQAGREVRVVLSSNNTDDGTVHKLAYDIARKIEAEMKYPGQIKVNVSREMRATEFAK from the coding sequence ATGCAATTTCTCACTTTGATACTGGCTTTGGCAGCCGGGGCCGGTATCGGCTACCTGGTGCTGAGGACGTTGGACAACACGCGCATCACGGGCGTCAGACACCAAACGATGGCTATGCTGCAGGAGGCCAACGAAGCGGCCGAACGGGCCAAGAAGGAGCGGCTGACGGAGGCCAAGGAGGAGATCTTCCGGCTTCGTCAGGACGCGGAGCGGGACATCAAGGAGCGCCGCAACGAATTGCAGCGGGCCGAGCGGAAGATCGAGCAGAAGGAGGAGAACCTGGACCGCAAGCTGGACAAGGTCTCCCATAAGGAGGACGAACTCCGAAACAAGCAGGAAGCCCTCGAACAGCGGGGTACGGAACTCGAGGCTCTCATCCAGCAACAGAACGCGAAACTCGAGGAGATCGCCGAACTGACCCGCGATCAGGCGCAGGAAATCCTGCTCCGCAAGACGGAGGAGGAGTCCCAGTATCTCATCGGCCTTCGCTTGAAGGAACTGGAGGAGAAGGCTCAGAGGGAGGCCGACCGCAAGGCTCGGGACATCGTCGTCTCGGCCATGCAGCGTTGTGCGGTGGAACATGCCGGCGAGGCGACCGTGAGCGTCGTCTCCCTGCCGACCGACGACATGAAGGGGCGCATCATCGGACGGGAGGGGCGCAACATCCGCGCCTTCGAGACCCTGACGGGGGTGGACCTGATTATCGACGATACTCCCGAGGCCGTGACGCTCAGCAGCTTCGACCCCATTCGGAGGGAGATCGCACGCCGATCGCTGGAGCGTCTTATCTCGGACGGACGGATCCACCCCGCGCGCATCGAGGAGCTGATCGATAAGGCCACGAGGGACGTCGAGGAGGACATCGTCTCCGCGGGAGAGTCCGCGATCCTGGAGATGGGAATCAAGAACATGCACGCGGAGCTGATTCGGACTCTGGGGCAGCTCAAGTTCCGCTTCAGCTACGGGCAGAACGCCCTCTCGCACAGTCTCGAGGTGGCACACATTTCCGGCGCCATTGCCTCCGAACTGGGCCTCGACGAGGAGATGGCGCGCCGGGCGGGGCTGCTGCACGATTTGGGAAAGGCCGTCGACCACCAGGTAGAGGGACCCCACGCCTCCATCGGAGCGGACCTCGCCAGGCGTTTTGGGGAAAAACCCGAGGTAGTCAGCGCCATCGCCTCCCATCACGACACCATGGAGGTCAACTCCGTCTACGACGTCATCGTCTCCGTGGCGGACGCCATCAGCGCGTCCCGTCCCGGCGCACGACGCGAGAGCCTCGACGCCTACATCAAGAGACTGGAGAAGCTAGAGGAATTGGCCCAGGCGTTCAACGGCGTCTCCAAGGCCTACGCAATCCAGGCGGGGCGGGAGGTTCGCGTCGTCCTCTCCTCCAACAACACGGACGACGGCACGGTGCACAAGCTGGCTTACGATATCGCCCGAAAGATCGAGGCCGAGATGAAGTACCCCGGCCAGATCAAGGTGAACGTCTCGCGCGAGATGCGCGCCACGGAGTTCGCGAAGTGA
- the fliN gene encoding flagellar motor switch protein FliN, whose product MDDLLSQDEINALLSGGVLGEDSGAGLSMEDSQLLGEVASIFSNAENSVFGMLSGKDVDTLLEDAEVLSQEEFVAKLPESPFVFRTTCGGFDDIPLTLVVEQHGALTLADLMMGGEGQELPSEPSELYLNAAQEGLSQVVGSSFTSLSGLLGGRRLMPENSASALAAGEWRPFPQLDAEAKLWVSPADVRVDGLNPFKVWSSMPLDSALAVAALMRQIMGEQTPKSSVPPPDEPPASAPPMRQAERPSAPASAVSGAAQRPAPAVDVHPAEFLPLGHGTSGGGNSRIDMIADIPVRVTVELGKTRKNISEILALTTGSVIELDKMAGEPVDILVNGKPIAKGEVVVIDENFGVRITDVLGAGSKVYSA is encoded by the coding sequence ATGGACGATCTTCTTAGCCAGGACGAGATCAACGCGCTGCTCTCGGGGGGCGTGTTGGGAGAGGACTCGGGAGCCGGGCTCTCCATGGAGGATTCTCAGCTTCTGGGCGAGGTGGCGTCCATTTTTTCGAATGCCGAGAACAGCGTTTTCGGCATGTTGTCGGGAAAGGATGTCGATACGCTCCTGGAGGACGCGGAGGTTTTGTCCCAGGAGGAGTTTGTCGCGAAGCTGCCGGAATCCCCCTTCGTTTTTCGAACGACCTGCGGAGGGTTTGACGATATCCCGCTGACCCTCGTTGTGGAGCAGCATGGGGCCCTGACTCTTGCGGATCTGATGATGGGAGGAGAGGGACAGGAACTGCCCTCGGAGCCCAGCGAACTCTACCTCAATGCGGCTCAGGAGGGGTTGAGCCAGGTCGTGGGGTCCTCGTTCACGAGCCTCAGCGGACTGTTGGGCGGCCGCCGTCTGATGCCGGAGAATTCCGCGTCGGCTTTGGCTGCGGGGGAGTGGCGGCCCTTTCCCCAGCTTGATGCGGAGGCCAAACTCTGGGTGAGCCCTGCCGATGTTCGGGTGGATGGGCTGAATCCGTTCAAGGTATGGAGTTCCATGCCGCTCGATTCCGCTTTGGCTGTGGCGGCACTCATGCGCCAGATCATGGGGGAACAGACGCCCAAAAGCTCGGTCCCTCCTCCGGACGAGCCACCGGCCTCCGCTCCGCCGATGCGTCAGGCGGAACGGCCGAGTGCTCCCGCTTCCGCCGTGTCGGGGGCGGCACAGCGCCCCGCGCCCGCGGTGGACGTGCATCCCGCCGAATTCCTTCCCTTGGGACACGGGACTTCCGGAGGTGGCAACAGCCGTATCGACATGATCGCCGATATCCCCGTCCGCGTGACGGTGGAGTTGGGAAAGACCCGCAAGAACATCTCCGAGATCTTGGCCCTGACTACGGGATCCGTGATCGAACTGGACAAGATGGCGGGGGAGCCGGTGGACATCCTGGTCAACGGAAAGCCGATCGCCAAGGGCGAGGTCGTCGTGATCGACGAAAATTTCGGCGTGCGCATTACGGACGTCCTGGGGGCGGGGAGCAAAGTCTATTCCGCATGA
- a CDS encoding TIGR00282 family metallophosphoesterase: MRVLFVGDIDGRPGRAALAAALPALRKEWCGFDFVVVNCENAAAGKGMTGKIFEELLALGIDGMTSGNHIWDKNAFYSILDEDNRVLRPANYPPGCPGTGFTVLQRGGKRLGLLNLQGRVFMPPIDCPFRCADALLEELRDKEGPEIPILVDFHAEATSEKKALALHLDGRVSAVFGTHTHVQTADEQILPKGTAFLSDVGMTGGHGGVIGVTAETVLPRYLTGLPSRFEVCEDSPFINAVVLEVDEASGAATRVERIFRRVDFSDDMK, encoded by the coding sequence ATGCGCGTCCTGTTCGTCGGCGACATCGACGGGCGCCCCGGCAGGGCTGCCCTTGCCGCGGCCCTGCCAGCTCTCCGCAAGGAATGGTGCGGCTTTGACTTCGTCGTGGTCAACTGTGAAAACGCCGCGGCCGGAAAGGGCATGACGGGAAAGATCTTCGAGGAGCTTCTGGCCCTGGGGATCGACGGTATGACCTCAGGAAACCACATCTGGGACAAAAACGCCTTCTACTCCATCCTGGACGAGGACAACCGGGTGCTGCGGCCCGCGAACTATCCCCCCGGATGCCCGGGGACGGGCTTCACCGTCCTGCAGCGCGGCGGCAAAAGGCTCGGGCTCCTCAACCTTCAGGGGCGGGTGTTCATGCCCCCCATCGACTGTCCCTTCCGCTGCGCGGACGCGCTGCTGGAGGAGCTTCGGGATAAGGAAGGGCCCGAGATTCCGATACTCGTGGACTTCCACGCGGAGGCCACCTCCGAGAAGAAGGCCCTGGCCCTCCATTTGGACGGCCGCGTCTCCGCGGTTTTCGGCACGCACACGCACGTCCAGACGGCTGACGAACAGATCCTGCCCAAGGGAACGGCCTTTCTCAGCGATGTCGGGATGACGGGGGGGCATGGGGGAGTCATTGGGGTCACCGCAGAGACGGTCCTGCCCCGTTATCTCACCGGCCTTCCCTCTCGATTCGAGGTCTGTGAGGACTCCCCCTTCATCAATGCGGTGGTTCTGGAGGTGGACGAAGCCAGCGGGGCAGCGACGCGTGTCGAACGCATATTCCGGAGGGTCGACTTCTCCGACGACATGAAGTAG
- a CDS encoding flagellar basal body-associated FliL family protein, whose protein sequence is MKRIVIFVVVGLVMFGAGFGGGLLVGRTMASKGGAVEEGRQVKAPGPIVSVGEFTSNLAGAGKHVISFTMSLELLNDKAAEIVQAPGWLLRIKNEVLLMVKDKVYDDMTSAEGALQFAGDIKRSLNAILPEIKGEAPIVQVLFESFVLQ, encoded by the coding sequence ATGAAACGTATCGTTATCTTCGTCGTGGTGGGGCTGGTGATGTTCGGGGCCGGTTTCGGCGGTGGTCTGCTGGTGGGGCGTACCATGGCGTCGAAGGGCGGAGCCGTGGAGGAGGGGCGCCAGGTCAAGGCGCCGGGGCCCATCGTATCCGTCGGGGAGTTCACGAGCAACCTGGCGGGGGCGGGAAAGCATGTCATCAGCTTTACGATGTCGCTGGAACTTCTGAACGACAAGGCGGCCGAGATCGTACAGGCCCCGGGGTGGCTTCTGCGGATCAAAAACGAGGTCCTGCTTATGGTCAAGGACAAGGTTTACGACGACATGACCAGTGCCGAGGGCGCGTTGCAGTTCGCCGGGGATATCAAACGGTCCTTGAACGCCATCCTTCCTGAGATCAAGGGGGAAGCCCCCATCGTTCAGGTCCTGTTCGAATCCTTTGTGCTTCAGTAG
- a CDS encoding DUF1622 domain-containing protein has product MEFLSSMSLQALYLGIHLLEAMGFVVILVSGVRAFWDYWTVRTSERLHFDRLRLAEGLASGLEFKLGGEILRTVVVQSWEEILVVGAIVVLRALMALMIHWEIRHQRKGRHSFVSRHE; this is encoded by the coding sequence ATGGAATTCTTGTCGAGCATGAGCCTTCAGGCACTTTACTTGGGCATTCATCTTCTGGAGGCTATGGGGTTCGTAGTCATTCTTGTCTCCGGAGTTCGGGCGTTCTGGGATTACTGGACGGTGAGGACGAGCGAGCGTCTGCATTTCGACCGTCTGAGACTGGCCGAGGGACTGGCCTCGGGGCTCGAGTTCAAGCTGGGGGGCGAGATCTTACGGACGGTCGTCGTCCAGAGTTGGGAGGAGATCCTGGTCGTGGGGGCCATTGTCGTACTGCGGGCTTTGATGGCGCTGATGATTCACTGGGAGATCCGCCACCAGAGAAAGGGGCGCCATTCTTTCGTATCCCGCCACGAATGA
- the rsfS gene encoding ribosome silencing factor yields the protein MGRLNDYDDVCSALADKRAQDIAVLDLGEAGTLSDVFILATGNSEVHMKTLLEAAEEALRRRGLTVQIEGESSSNWRLVDAGEVAVHVFSHKGREFYKLEKLWSEAEILHYEYRE from the coding sequence ATGGGAAGGCTCAACGATTACGATGACGTCTGTTCGGCGCTGGCGGACAAGAGGGCCCAGGATATTGCCGTCCTCGACCTCGGGGAGGCGGGGACGCTGTCCGATGTCTTCATTCTGGCGACGGGAAATTCCGAGGTCCATATGAAGACCTTGCTGGAAGCTGCGGAGGAGGCCTTGAGACGGCGGGGACTGACGGTACAGATCGAGGGCGAAAGCAGCTCCAACTGGCGTCTGGTCGACGCGGGAGAGGTTGCCGTTCACGTCTTCAGCCACAAGGGACGGGAGTTCTACAAGCTTGAAAAGCTGTGGAGCGAGGCCGAGATCCTTCACTACGAATATCGGGAATAG
- a CDS encoding motility protein A has product MDLTTVVGFLIAWILVIGGMASGGNLGAYVDFPSLLITIGGTIGAVIISYPGDKLKAVGGVIKSAFISKEPNLLGMVQTIVSFAEKARREGLLALEADVGELDNEFMKKSIQLVVDGTDPELVKAILDTEIGIREDRHLSNKSIFDSMAELAPAYGMIGTLIGLIAMLGNLQDVSALGPGMAVALITTMYGSMVANMFAVPIAKKLAARSSQQIVAMELMVEGILAIQAGENPRIVEEKLKVFLPPKLRGSLEKKEE; this is encoded by the coding sequence TTGGATCTGACCACTGTCGTAGGTTTTCTTATCGCATGGATTCTTGTCATCGGGGGAATGGCCTCGGGCGGAAACTTGGGGGCCTATGTCGATTTCCCCTCCCTTCTGATCACGATCGGAGGGACGATTGGAGCCGTCATCATCTCCTACCCCGGGGACAAGCTCAAAGCGGTCGGCGGTGTGATCAAGAGCGCCTTCATCTCCAAGGAGCCCAACCTTCTGGGAATGGTGCAGACGATCGTCAGCTTTGCCGAGAAGGCGCGCCGCGAGGGGCTTCTGGCCCTGGAGGCGGATGTCGGCGAACTCGACAACGAATTTATGAAAAAGTCCATACAGCTGGTCGTCGACGGTACGGATCCCGAACTGGTGAAGGCCATTCTGGACACCGAGATCGGGATTCGCGAGGACCGGCATCTCTCCAACAAGTCCATATTCGATTCCATGGCGGAGCTGGCGCCGGCCTATGGAATGATCGGAACCCTGATCGGCCTGATCGCCATGCTGGGCAACCTTCAGGATGTCAGCGCCCTGGGCCCCGGTATGGCCGTGGCCCTGATCACGACTATGTACGGGTCGATGGTGGCGAACATGTTTGCCGTTCCCATCGCCAAGAAGCTCGCCGCTCGATCCTCTCAGCAGATCGTCGCGATGGAGCTGATGGTCGAGGGCATCCTGGCCATACAGGCGGGGGAGAATCCGCGCATTGTCGAGGAAAAGCTCAAGGTCTTTCTGCCTCCCAAGCTGAGGGGCAGCCTGGAGAAGAAGGAGGAATAA
- a CDS encoding DEAD/DEAH box helicase yields the protein MGKLEFYDWQLDAFSRIEGQSAVLSAPTGSGKTLVAYLWAGLLDREGRGCLPDARRIVFTAPIKALSNERYMDLRRMGLDVGIETGDFKRNEGARIICCTQEIYTMKYADQPDQRLIVDEFHYIFNDPDRARTYIDGIRATHPRTPVLVMSATLGGVRSVGRYLSEICSRDFVIHESRKRTTRLIFTPDNPMTVGGVHDALIFLFSQKGASDLAFAISRTRTPLARDARERLKELAGILEVPKIAPPLLNGVGVYHGGMFPKEKLLVESAFRERILDVVCGTNALALGVNLPAQYVVFAQLVQYHHDEPISKNEFLQMAGRAGRKGLFDPGFVTWLKASPFERRGFDTGEVFRALVEAPSEPAVVTLRPSYGRLLRKQALPEVEAEYIAEYSLPRADAAIVLEMLRAGMRKIDRVVRKLVHGADRNRYRSILAEIWYDEMDIDENLEMALLFFEEATPSALMAAQMVLPFERNYLQALLKVKRFANRLPRGRRFRGLEDLNRTVDEIDPTIYGFEEKIGEIETSR from the coding sequence TTGGGTAAACTGGAATTTTACGATTGGCAACTGGACGCATTCTCCCGAATCGAGGGACAAAGTGCCGTGCTCTCGGCCCCGACAGGGTCGGGAAAGACTCTGGTTGCCTATCTTTGGGCGGGTCTGCTGGACCGGGAGGGGCGGGGCTGCCTGCCGGACGCCCGACGTATCGTTTTCACTGCTCCCATCAAGGCTCTGAGCAACGAGCGCTATATGGACCTGAGGCGGATGGGACTGGATGTCGGCATCGAGACGGGCGACTTCAAGCGCAACGAGGGAGCTCGAATCATCTGCTGCACCCAGGAGATCTACACCATGAAGTACGCGGATCAGCCCGACCAGAGGCTGATCGTGGACGAGTTCCATTATATCTTCAACGACCCCGACCGTGCCCGTACCTACATCGACGGGATACGCGCCACGCACCCCAGGACTCCCGTTCTGGTGATGTCCGCCACCCTCGGCGGGGTTCGGTCCGTAGGACGCTATCTCTCCGAGATCTGTTCCCGTGATTTTGTCATCCATGAGAGCAGGAAGAGGACGACCCGCCTGATCTTCACCCCGGATAATCCCATGACGGTGGGGGGCGTTCACGACGCCTTGATCTTTCTGTTCTCCCAAAAGGGGGCGTCCGATCTGGCCTTTGCGATCTCGAGAACGCGTACGCCCCTTGCCCGCGACGCCCGAGAGCGTCTGAAGGAGCTGGCGGGGATTCTGGAGGTGCCGAAGATCGCCCCGCCGCTGCTGAACGGCGTGGGGGTGTACCACGGGGGCATGTTTCCCAAGGAAAAATTGCTGGTGGAGTCGGCCTTTCGCGAGCGCATTCTGGATGTCGTCTGCGGCACGAACGCCCTGGCCCTGGGGGTGAACCTGCCTGCACAGTATGTCGTCTTCGCTCAACTGGTGCAGTATCACCACGACGAGCCCATCTCGAAGAACGAGTTCCTCCAGATGGCGGGGCGAGCGGGCCGCAAGGGGCTGTTCGACCCCGGATTCGTGACCTGGCTCAAGGCCTCGCCCTTCGAGCGGAGGGGCTTCGACACGGGAGAGGTGTTCAGAGCTTTGGTCGAGGCCCCATCCGAGCCGGCGGTCGTGACGCTTCGTCCCTCCTATGGCCGGCTGTTGCGCAAGCAGGCCCTGCCGGAGGTGGAGGCGGAGTATATCGCGGAGTACTCGCTGCCCAGGGCGGATGCCGCGATCGTTCTGGAGATGCTGCGGGCGGGGATGCGCAAGATTGATCGGGTGGTGCGCAAGCTGGTGCATGGAGCGGACCGAAACCGCTACCGGTCGATCCTGGCCGAAATCTGGTACGACGAGATGGACATCGACGAAAATCTGGAGATGGCCCTGCTGTTCTTCGAGGAAGCCACGCCGAGCGCTCTGATGGCCGCACAGATGGTGCTGCCCTTCGAGCGCAACTACCTTCAGGCGCTGCTGAAGGTCAAGCGGTTTGCCAACCGCCTGCCCAGGGGACGCCGTTTCCGCGGGCTGGAGGACCTGAACCGGACCGTAGACGAGATCGACCCCACCATCTACGGCTTCGAGGAGAAAATTGGCGAGATCGAGACCAGCCGGTGA
- the fliM gene encoding flagellar motor switch protein FliM: MSQSEIDSLLSALTSGSVDLDAISQNSGEYKIKVYDFKRPDKFSKDQLRAIQMIHESFARQMTTVMSTLIRSMVSVEVASVDQLAYEEFVNSLVQPTVIGTIEMYPFNGNILLEINPNLVFSIIDRMLGGKGDFSGKVRELTDIEKTVTERVLMRMLELLEDSWSTVVDVRFRFESMESNPFFVQICPPRDMVLLVIMKLKVGDMEGMLSLCFPYFLMEPIVDKLSSQQWFASTSRKRDEDERDHIVNSLKNVKVPLTLELGHTVLSLADVYALEPGDVIKLDETRESEIAVRVGNHVRFKARPGTLDGRVAAELTQVMSAAGQEEAEGGDEDGRSS, translated from the coding sequence TTGTCCCAGAGCGAAATTGACTCGCTTTTAAGCGCGCTGACCAGCGGGAGCGTGGACCTCGATGCGATCTCCCAGAACTCCGGGGAGTACAAGATCAAGGTCTACGACTTTAAGCGCCCGGATAAATTCAGCAAAGACCAGCTTCGGGCCATCCAAATGATCCACGAGTCCTTTGCCCGACAGATGACCACGGTCATGTCGACTCTCATTCGTTCCATGGTCTCGGTGGAGGTCGCCTCGGTGGATCAGCTGGCGTACGAGGAATTCGTCAATTCGCTCGTGCAGCCGACGGTCATCGGAACGATCGAGATGTATCCCTTCAACGGGAACATTCTTCTGGAGATCAATCCCAATCTCGTATTCTCGATCATCGACCGGATGCTCGGGGGCAAGGGCGATTTTTCGGGCAAGGTCAGGGAACTCACGGACATCGAAAAAACGGTGACGGAACGCGTCCTGATGCGCATGCTGGAGCTCCTCGAGGACAGCTGGAGCACGGTGGTGGACGTCCGCTTCCGTTTCGAAAGCATGGAGAGCAACCCGTTCTTCGTTCAGATCTGCCCGCCTCGGGACATGGTCCTGCTGGTCATCATGAAACTGAAGGTCGGGGATATGGAGGGGATGCTGAGCCTTTGTTTCCCCTATTTCCTCATGGAGCCGATCGTCGACAAGCTCTCCTCCCAGCAGTGGTTTGCCTCGACGAGTCGCAAGCGGGACGAGGACGAGAGGGACCACATCGTCAATTCGTTGAAGAATGTAAAGGTGCCGCTCACCCTGGAGCTCGGGCACACGGTACTGAGCCTGGCCGACGTTTATGCGCTGGAGCCCGGCGACGTCATCAAGCTGGACGAGACCAGAGAAAGCGAAATTGCCGTCCGCGTGGGGAATCACGTGCGTTTCAAGGCCAGGCCGGGAACCCTGGACGGCCGGGTTGCCGCGGAATTGACCCAGGTGATGAGCGCGGCCGGGCAGGAAGAGGCGGAAGGAGGAGATGAGGATGGACGATCTTCTTAG